The Prodigiosinella aquatilis region GTACAAACAGGGTGGTGAGAAATACACCATTGCTCTGGGGTTAGCAGATGGACCAGCGTTCATGTCACGTCCGGAATTACGCATCTTTGCCTCGTACCTGAATGATTCTGAGCAGGGTCAATCATTCCAGGATGGCACTGCCAGCAATACCTGGAATTTTGGTGTACAGGTGGAAGCATGGTGGTAATAAAAATAAAATAGAATAAACCGCAACATTTCATACTGAAATTAATTGTACATTACTTCCCTCAGCAACTGAGTTTTACTATTGCTGGCAATGTGTTTTATATATGCAAAATAGATTTCAGGCTAGCGGATATAAATTCATTTATTGATAACCACTCGAGGTGGTTATCAATATTTTTTATTCTTAATCATTAATAGAAAAACGCGTTTCAAGTAACTTACGTAGATTATCCGATTGAGTACCAAATACGGCATGGACCTCCTGACCAATAATAATTACGCCTAATGCTCCCGATTTCTGCAACCCGCCAGAATCCACCATAGACAGGTCATTAACGGTAACACGCAGCCGCGTAACACAGGCATCCACATATTTTATGTTCTCTCTTCCGCCAAAGTGTTGTATTAATTTCTCCAGATACTGGTTGTCAATATCACTATCTTCCACCATTTTTTTGGGGTGGGAAAAATAGTTGATAAAAGATTTCAAATTTACCATTATTATTTCCTCATATCATGTAAAAACAAAAACGCCCGCTCAATAGAACGGGCGCAATCCATAAAGACCAACCTATGCCAGATAACGGGATAAAATACGGTAACCC contains the following coding sequences:
- a CDS encoding PTS transporter subunit EIIB; its protein translation is MVNLKSFINYFSHPKKMVEDSDIDNQYLEKLIQHFGGRENIKYVDACVTRLRVTVNDLSMVDSGGLQKSGALGVIIIGQEVHAVFGTQSDNLRKLLETRFSIND